One Neisseria sp. Marseille-Q5346 genomic region harbors:
- a CDS encoding NAD(P)H-hydrate epimerase: MKVYTAAQMREREQAAVNKGTSFDQLMENAGSSAARDLMQRHPQAGRALIVCGKGNNGGDSLVMARYMQAQGWHIDILFSLEENLSPLAQTNRERLNGLPHIELISVQELEGRLKNGYDIIIEGIFGTGFSGALPAEIAALCRQLNHADGLKIALDIPTGLNCDTAEADPDTFRADLTYTFAAYKPAHLSESGKTYCQETVCLPIGID, encoded by the coding sequence ATGAAAGTCTATACCGCCGCCCAGATGCGCGAACGCGAACAAGCAGCCGTCAATAAAGGCACAAGCTTCGACCAACTGATGGAAAATGCCGGCAGCTCAGCCGCCCGAGACCTCATGCAGCGTCACCCTCAAGCCGGACGCGCCCTGATCGTTTGCGGCAAAGGCAACAACGGCGGCGACAGCTTAGTCATGGCAAGATATATGCAGGCGCAAGGTTGGCACATCGATATTCTGTTTTCACTCGAAGAAAACCTCTCCCCCTTGGCTCAAACCAATCGCGAACGCCTCAACGGTTTACCTCATATTGAATTGATATCCGTACAAGAACTGGAAGGCCGTCTGAAAAACGGTTACGACATCATTATCGAAGGCATATTCGGTACAGGCTTCAGCGGCGCGCTTCCTGCAGAAATCGCCGCCCTCTGCCGCCAACTCAATCATGCAGACGGCCTAAAAATCGCCCTCGACATTCCCACCGGCCTCAACTGCGACACCGCCGAAGCCGATCCCGATACATTCCGCGCAGACCTGACCTACACCTTTGCCGCCTACAAACCGGCACACTTAAGCGAATCCGGCAAAACCTATTGTCAAGAAACCGTCTGTTTGCCTATTGGCATTGATTAA
- the rbfA gene encoding 30S ribosome-binding factor RbfA, translating into MRKPQRGYARQDRVKEQIMRELAELVRTGLKDPRAGFITINEVEVTRDYSHATVFYTVLDDSTRDITEEALEHAKGHLRSELAKRIKLFKTPELHFKYDESLERGMSISSLIDQVAAEKPVED; encoded by the coding sequence ATGAGAAAACCCCAACGCGGCTACGCCCGCCAAGACCGTGTCAAAGAACAAATCATGCGCGAACTGGCCGAACTCGTCCGCACCGGTCTGAAAGATCCGCGCGCAGGCTTCATCACCATCAACGAAGTCGAAGTTACCCGCGATTACAGCCACGCGACCGTGTTCTACACCGTCCTCGACGACAGCACACGCGACATCACCGAAGAAGCTTTGGAACACGCCAAAGGCCATTTGCGCAGCGAATTGGCCAAACGCATCAAACTCTTCAAAACGCCCGAGCTGCACTTCAAATACGACGAATCACTCGAACGCGGCATGAGCATTTCCAGCCTGATCGACCAAGTGGCGGCGGAAAAACCGGTTGAAGATTAA
- a CDS encoding CrcB family protein translates to MFAYIFPIVCGAAVGAVLRWLFGLVLVSSAPFSIGTLAANWLGALLIGVLAELLTDPQWRLLWITGFLGSLTTFSGFSVEMVGLMQAQRWSMALMATCLHVFGSFSLTALGIKLAQIWK, encoded by the coding sequence ATGTTTGCTTATATTTTTCCCATTGTTTGCGGTGCCGCTGTCGGAGCTGTATTGCGTTGGCTGTTTGGCTTGGTGCTGGTGTCTTCTGCGCCTTTTTCTATCGGTACATTGGCGGCAAACTGGCTGGGTGCGTTGCTGATCGGTGTATTGGCGGAACTCTTAACCGATCCGCAATGGCGTTTGCTTTGGATTACCGGCTTTCTCGGCAGCTTGACCACATTTTCAGGTTTTTCAGTAGAAATGGTGGGTTTGATGCAGGCGCAACGTTGGAGTATGGCTTTGATGGCAACCTGTCTGCATGTTTTCGGTTCGTTTAGTTTGACGGCGCTGGGGATTAAATTGGCGCAGATTTGGAAGTAA
- a CDS encoding DNA translocase FtsK codes for MLWTILALILLAVIAGLFWWRQKQEQKWRQELARLSGDEQEINEEDRSVGFSDQLDSLKRLFSMNKRTADNHKIARIRLLSALEHNKMQRAETEEHAAEPVAEEPEHIAATEEEIKVAPKPRKSAKPERIPKITPFAQMEAPEYSPSLVQNSNFEEITLEEATRSLHEAAVEEWNEHLAEKNAPIYKDEVETPLLRASSLPMTGMEIIDYNDPILRRTRERALARANNVRVAEANAPHIETVQTALRTAEKEAILPYTSMQAFPSEIQAEDIHDNLARRTAARHKLAAAVAPLRDYSPRTIENDEILANLGQISRPASLRRQVRHTKAAAERWARKQAATEAVVPQPAASVTPSRPKPAAPVKKSPYISRPAAPNATVVEPPAVPVVPMAKTDIPEPPVFQTSIAPIDILEPPAFEHKIQVPIFDSQVNAHVSNQPERSIRDYLISESAVEETEFDGEPEAPVQPEAEAIQAVETIEPVEPAETIARPSEYTQTVVETPVQSVEPSVQESTPSIAIPTSATLTDALLPTTALLLPPQFDPSASQTEEQLLENSITIEEKLAEFKVKVKVMDSYSGPVITRYEIEPDVGVRGSAVLNLEKDLARSLGVASIRVVETIPGKTCMGLELPNPKRQMIRLSEIFNSPAFTESKSKLTLALGQDITGQPVVTDLAKAPHLLVAGTTGSGKSVGVNAMILSMLFKATPEDVRMIMIDPKMLELSIYEGIPHLLAPVVTDMKLAANALNWCVNEMEKRYRLMSFMGVRNLAGFNQKIAEAAARGEKIGSPFSLTPENPEPLEKLPFIVVVVDEFADLMMTAGKKIEELIARLAQKARAAGIHLILATQRPSVDVITGLIKANIPTRIAFQVSSKIDSRTILDQMGAENLLGQGDMLFLPPGTGYPQRVHGAFASDNEVHRVVEYLKQFGAPDYIDDILSSGSTEDFTATSRSNDSDLDPMYDEAVSVVLKSRKASISNIQRQLRIGYNRAARLIDQMEADGIVSPAENNGNRTILAQSSDHLD; via the coding sequence ATGCTTTGGACAATATTGGCTTTAATTCTGCTGGCTGTCATAGCCGGCTTGTTCTGGTGGCGCCAGAAACAAGAGCAAAAGTGGCGCCAAGAATTGGCCCGACTCAGTGGCGACGAACAAGAAATAAACGAAGAAGACAGATCGGTCGGTTTTTCCGACCAACTTGACAGCCTGAAACGTTTGTTCAGCATGAACAAGCGCACTGCCGACAATCATAAAATCGCCCGCATCCGCCTGCTTTCCGCGCTCGAACACAATAAAATGCAACGCGCCGAAACAGAAGAACACGCAGCAGAGCCAGTGGCCGAAGAGCCGGAACACATCGCAGCTACCGAAGAAGAAATCAAAGTTGCGCCTAAACCCCGCAAATCTGCCAAACCGGAACGTATTCCTAAAATCACGCCGTTTGCACAGATGGAAGCTCCCGAATACAGCCCGTCTTTGGTGCAAAACAGCAATTTTGAAGAAATCACATTAGAAGAAGCCACACGTTCCCTGCATGAAGCAGCGGTTGAAGAATGGAACGAGCATTTGGCCGAAAAAAATGCGCCAATTTACAAAGACGAAGTCGAAACTCCATTGTTGCGCGCTTCATCCCTGCCGATGACAGGTATGGAAATCATCGACTACAACGACCCTATCTTGCGCCGCACACGCGAACGTGCCTTGGCGCGTGCCAATAATGTCCGCGTGGCAGAAGCCAATGCTCCGCATATCGAAACCGTTCAGACGGCCTTAAGAACCGCCGAAAAAGAAGCCATCCTCCCCTATACTTCCATGCAGGCATTCCCTTCTGAAATCCAAGCGGAAGATATTCACGACAACCTTGCCCGCCGTACCGCCGCACGCCACAAACTGGCCGCAGCCGTCGCCCCATTGCGCGACTACTCTCCGCGCACCATCGAAAATGACGAAATTTTGGCCAACTTGGGACAAATCAGCCGTCCTGCCAGCTTGCGCCGTCAAGTTCGCCATACCAAAGCAGCCGCCGAAAGATGGGCGCGTAAACAAGCTGCCACAGAAGCTGTTGTACCACAACCTGCCGCATCGGTAACGCCGTCCCGTCCAAAACCGGCTGCACCTGTTAAAAAATCTCCTTATATCTCCCGACCTGCCGCGCCAAACGCAACCGTAGTCGAGCCGCCTGCCGTACCGGTTGTCCCTATGGCTAAAACCGATATCCCCGAGCCGCCCGTTTTCCAAACCTCAATTGCGCCAATTGATATCCTCGAGCCGCCTGCTTTTGAACATAAAATCCAGGTACCGATTTTTGATTCGCAAGTCAATGCGCACGTCAGCAACCAACCCGAACGCAGTATCCGCGATTATTTAATCAGTGAATCTGCCGTTGAAGAAACAGAATTCGATGGTGAGCCGGAAGCTCCTGTACAACCGGAAGCAGAAGCTATTCAAGCGGTTGAAACCATTGAACCCGTTGAACCTGCTGAAACAATTGCAAGGCCGTCTGAATATACACAGACAGTCGTTGAAACACCTGTTCAAAGCGTAGAACCAAGCGTTCAAGAGAGTACGCCAAGCATAGCTATTCCAACTTCGGCAACACTGACCGATGCGCTTCTACCGACCACTGCCCTGCTCCTGCCGCCGCAGTTTGACCCAAGCGCCTCGCAAACTGAAGAACAGCTGCTGGAAAACAGCATTACCATCGAAGAAAAACTGGCCGAGTTCAAAGTTAAAGTCAAAGTGATGGACTCCTATTCCGGCCCGGTCATTACGCGTTATGAGATTGAGCCTGATGTCGGCGTACGCGGCAGTGCCGTTTTGAACCTTGAAAAAGACTTGGCGCGCTCGCTTGGTGTAGCTTCCATCCGCGTGGTGGAAACCATCCCCGGCAAAACCTGCATGGGCTTGGAATTGCCTAATCCAAAACGCCAAATGATCCGCCTGAGCGAAATCTTCAATTCGCCTGCGTTTACCGAATCCAAATCCAAACTGACACTTGCCCTCGGCCAAGACATTACCGGCCAGCCTGTTGTGACAGACTTGGCCAAAGCGCCGCATCTTCTGGTTGCCGGTACGACCGGTTCGGGTAAGTCCGTAGGCGTGAACGCCATGATTCTGTCCATGCTCTTCAAAGCAACACCTGAAGACGTGCGCATGATTATGATTGACCCGAAAATGCTGGAGCTGAGCATTTACGAAGGCATTCCGCACCTGCTCGCCCCCGTCGTGACCGATATGAAGCTGGCCGCAAACGCCCTGAACTGGTGCGTCAACGAAATGGAAAAACGCTATCGCCTGATGAGCTTTATGGGTGTGCGCAACCTTGCCGGTTTCAACCAAAAAATTGCCGAAGCCGCCGCGCGTGGCGAAAAAATCGGCAGCCCGTTCAGCCTCACGCCTGAAAATCCTGAACCATTGGAGAAACTGCCGTTTATCGTGGTCGTGGTAGATGAGTTTGCCGACCTAATGATGACTGCAGGCAAAAAAATTGAAGAACTGATTGCCCGCCTCGCCCAAAAAGCACGCGCAGCTGGCATCCATTTGATTCTTGCTACCCAACGCCCAAGCGTGGATGTCATTACCGGCCTGATTAAAGCCAATATTCCGACACGCATTGCCTTCCAAGTATCCAGCAAAATCGACAGCCGAACGATTCTTGACCAAATGGGCGCGGAAAACCTGCTCGGTCAAGGCGATATGCTGTTCCTGCCGCCCGGCACCGGCTATCCGCAACGCGTACACGGCGCGTTCGCATCCGATAATGAAGTACACCGCGTAGTGGAATACCTGAAACAATTCGGCGCACCTGACTATATCGACGATATTTTAAGCAGCGGTTCGACCGAGGACTTTACCGCTACCAGCCGCAGCAACGACAGCGACCTCGATCCCATGTATGACGAAGCCGTTTCCGTTGTCTTAAAATCGCGTAAAGCCAGCATTTCCAATATCCAACGCCAACTGCGCATCGGCTACAACCGCGCAGCCCGCCTGATTGACCAAATGGAAGCCGACGGTATTGTTTCCCCCGCGGAAAACAACGGCAACCGCACCATCTTGGCGCAAAGCAGCGACCATCTGGATTAA
- a CDS encoding suppressor of fused domain protein — protein sequence MNEQEYRQTFKEDQAVGWEAIDAALKALYGDVKPRSYGPIIKYWLGGTDPLDNSDIFDCEEQTFHRHIVSYGMSELYFNPELAGADYSKWGFEFTFRTPPYDQDPDSDYNTKHEPYWAVNMMNNLGRYVFESGNWFEAYHFTSTNGPIRMDTETAIVGVAFAPDPKLPAIKTPNGEVQFLQIVGLTQPELDWLWQDPTTKRCQELIDMMRKDNPLLITDLARTKSYVQP from the coding sequence ATGAACGAACAAGAATACCGCCAAACTTTTAAAGAAGATCAGGCTGTCGGCTGGGAAGCCATCGATGCTGCGCTTAAAGCACTTTATGGTGATGTCAAACCACGCTCCTATGGCCCTATAATCAAATATTGGTTGGGAGGCACCGATCCACTGGACAATAGCGACATTTTTGATTGCGAAGAGCAAACCTTCCATCGCCATATTGTTTCCTACGGCATGAGCGAACTTTACTTTAATCCAGAACTTGCCGGTGCAGATTACAGTAAATGGGGATTTGAATTTACCTTCCGCACTCCCCCTTACGATCAGGATCCAGATTCCGACTACAACACCAAACACGAGCCTTATTGGGCAGTCAATATGATGAATAACCTTGGCCGTTACGTTTTTGAAAGCGGCAACTGGTTTGAAGCCTACCACTTTACTTCAACTAACGGCCCTATACGAATGGATACAGAAACCGCCATCGTCGGCGTAGCCTTCGCACCAGACCCAAAGCTGCCGGCTATCAAAACACCAAACGGTGAAGTTCAATTTCTGCAGATAGTCGGCCTTACTCAGCCCGAGCTTGACTGGCTCTGGCAAGATCCAACAACCAAACGTTGCCAAGAGCTGATCGATATGATGCGCAAAGACAATCCACTGTTGATTACCGATTTAGCGCGCACAAAAAGCTATGTACAACCCTAA
- a CDS encoding energy-coupling factor ABC transporter permease, whose amino-acid sequence MIFQNGWFPVGIVMAAWPVLLVIFALCAKQAWVSVSQHRSAFLVAAVMLPLAWSLNASPESGQLAGMSYHLLALNLTALMLGTSAAFCLGVLLFFPYLWLWGDWHMFPINALSVLLPPLLVNLGFRHWVSRLPANIFIFIFLNGFWAAAVGMVFTGVILVGLLDWADVFDTSVLWKTAFPVFFLIAWAEAFLSGISTAIFIALKPQWICTFDDDRYLKSAPRIWQ is encoded by the coding sequence ATGATTTTTCAAAACGGATGGTTTCCCGTCGGTATCGTGATGGCGGCATGGCCTGTGTTGCTGGTGATTTTTGCTTTGTGCGCAAAGCAGGCATGGGTGTCGGTATCGCAGCATCGTTCCGCTTTTTTGGTGGCTGCCGTGATGTTGCCGCTGGCTTGGAGTTTGAATGCCTCCCCAGAAAGCGGACAACTGGCCGGCATGAGCTATCATTTGCTCGCCTTGAACCTGACGGCTTTAATGCTGGGTACCTCTGCCGCGTTCTGCCTTGGCGTTTTGCTGTTTTTTCCGTATTTGTGGCTTTGGGGCGATTGGCATATGTTCCCTATCAACGCCTTGTCCGTATTGCTTCCGCCTTTGTTGGTGAACTTGGGTTTCCGCCATTGGGTATCGCGTTTGCCTGCCAATATCTTTATCTTTATTTTTCTGAATGGTTTTTGGGCTGCGGCGGTCGGCATGGTGTTTACCGGCGTAATTTTGGTCGGTTTGCTGGATTGGGCGGATGTATTTGATACATCGGTATTGTGGAAAACCGCTTTTCCTGTTTTCTTCTTAATCGCTTGGGCAGAGGCATTTTTGAGCGGTATTTCAACAGCCATTTTTATCGCGCTTAAGCCGCAATGGATTTGTACTTTCGATGACGACAGGTATTTGAAATCCGCGCCTAGGATTTGGCAATAA
- the aqpZ gene encoding aquaporin Z: MKKYFAEFFGTFWLVFGGCGSAVLAAAYPELGIGFAGVALAFGLTVLTMAYAVGHISGGHFNPAVSVGLFIGGRFNGKDLLPYIVSQVIGAIAAAGVLYLIASGKTGFDAVASGFASNGFGEHSPNGYDMMAALLIEFVLTAFFLIIIMGSTDKLAPAGFAPIAIGLGLTLIHLISIPVTNTSVNPARSTGVALFQGGWAVEQLWLFWLAPIAGAAVGAAIYRFVLANDNK; the protein is encoded by the coding sequence ATGAAAAAATATTTTGCAGAATTTTTCGGCACTTTCTGGCTGGTATTCGGCGGTTGCGGCAGCGCAGTTTTGGCAGCAGCCTACCCTGAGCTTGGCATTGGCTTTGCCGGTGTCGCTTTAGCATTCGGTTTGACCGTACTGACCATGGCTTACGCCGTCGGCCACATTTCCGGCGGCCACTTCAACCCTGCCGTTTCCGTCGGCCTTTTCATCGGCGGCCGTTTCAACGGTAAAGACCTGTTGCCTTACATCGTATCCCAAGTTATCGGTGCGATTGCCGCTGCAGGCGTTCTGTATCTGATTGCTTCCGGTAAAACCGGTTTTGATGCTGTTGCTTCCGGCTTTGCCAGCAACGGTTTCGGTGAGCACTCTCCTAACGGTTACGACATGATGGCCGCTTTGCTGATCGAATTCGTACTGACCGCATTCTTCCTGATCATCATCATGGGTTCTACCGACAAACTGGCTCCGGCTGGCTTTGCCCCTATCGCCATTGGCCTGGGCCTGACCCTGATTCACTTGATCAGCATTCCTGTAACCAATACTTCCGTTAACCCTGCACGTTCTACCGGCGTTGCCTTGTTCCAAGGCGGCTGGGCTGTTGAACAACTGTGGTTGTTCTGGTTGGCTCCTATTGCCGGCGCAGCAGTGGGCGCGGCTATTTACCGCTTCGTTTTGGCTAACGACAACAAATAA
- the truB gene encoding tRNA pseudouridine(55) synthase TruB, whose protein sequence is MTAKPTKRPVNGVLLLDKPEGLSSNTALQKARRLFRAEKAGHTGVLDPLATGLLPVCFGEATKFAQYLIDADKAYTATLKLGEASSTGDAEGEIIATARADISLSEFQTACQALTGDIRQVPPMFSALKHEGKPLYEYARKGIVIERKARDITIYSIDITEFDAPKAVIDVRCSKGTYIRTLSEDIAKHIGTFAHLTALRRTETAGFTIAQSHTLEALAELDEAERDALLLPCDVLVQHFPKLELNDYAVTMLKYGQRPQFTEDISAEQPIRVYSRDGTFIGLVEYQKEIGRLKALRLMNTADK, encoded by the coding sequence ATGACAGCCAAACCCACCAAACGCCCGGTCAACGGCGTTCTTCTCCTCGACAAACCTGAAGGCCTTTCCAGCAACACCGCCCTGCAAAAAGCGCGGCGGTTGTTCCGTGCCGAAAAAGCCGGGCATACCGGCGTACTTGACCCTTTGGCCACAGGGCTTCTGCCTGTTTGCTTCGGCGAAGCGACCAAGTTTGCCCAATATCTGATTGATGCCGACAAAGCCTATACCGCCACGCTGAAACTGGGCGAAGCCAGCAGTACGGGCGATGCAGAAGGCGAAATCATCGCCACCGCACGCGCCGATATTTCATTGTCCGAATTTCAGACGGCCTGCCAAGCATTAACGGGCGATATCCGCCAAGTGCCACCTATGTTTTCCGCCCTCAAGCACGAAGGCAAACCGCTGTACGAATACGCACGCAAAGGCATCGTTATCGAACGCAAAGCGCGCGACATCACCATTTACTCCATTGATATCACTGAATTTGATGCACCCAAAGCCGTGATAGACGTACGTTGCAGCAAGGGTACCTACATCCGCACCCTCAGCGAAGACATCGCCAAACATATCGGCACATTTGCCCACCTGACCGCCCTGCGCCGTACCGAAACCGCAGGCTTTACCATTGCCCAAAGCCACACGCTCGAAGCCTTGGCAGAATTGGACGAAGCCGAACGCGATGCCCTGCTGCTGCCTTGCGATGTCTTGGTACAACATTTCCCCAAACTGGAGTTAAACGACTACGCCGTTACCATGCTCAAATACGGCCAACGCCCCCAGTTTACCGAAGACATTTCCGCCGAACAGCCCATCCGTGTGTACAGCCGAGACGGCACATTTATCGGACTGGTGGAATATCAAAAAGAAATAGGCCGTCTGAAAGCCTTGCGCCTGATGAATACCGCCGATAAATAA